A window from Gottschalkiaceae bacterium SANA encodes these proteins:
- a CDS encoding cyclodeaminase/cyclohydrolase family protein, which produces MLQEKRVDEFMETLASNAPVPGGGSVAALSGALAAALTEMVASLTVGKAKYAESEKEMQEILIAFSDYREAFLRGMDEDAQAFHLVMDALSMPKETDDQKSVRKEAMQNAFKEASRVPLETARLGMNLFPGIQVVVERGNQNAASDGLVAAMMARNAILSALLNVRINLQSIKDENFVIATRKEVLDLERQAIAQEAEILKLAQF; this is translated from the coding sequence ATGTTACAGGAAAAACGAGTCGATGAGTTTATGGAAACCCTTGCGTCTAATGCACCGGTACCTGGTGGAGGGAGCGTAGCAGCTTTAAGTGGAGCTCTTGCGGCAGCTTTGACAGAGATGGTGGCGAGCTTGACGGTAGGGAAAGCCAAGTATGCAGAATCTGAAAAGGAGATGCAAGAGATTTTGATTGCTTTCTCCGACTATCGAGAAGCATTTTTACGCGGCATGGACGAGGATGCCCAAGCTTTTCATTTAGTCATGGACGCTTTGTCTATGCCGAAAGAAACCGATGACCAAAAGAGTGTTCGGAAAGAGGCCATGCAAAATGCTTTTAAAGAAGCTTCTCGGGTACCCCTTGAGACGGCACGCTTGGGAATGAATCTCTTCCCAGGAATTCAAGTGGTCGTAGAACGGGGAAATCAAAATGCGGCATCCGATGGATTGGTTGCTGCCATGATGGCACGAAATGCAATATTATCTGCTCTTCTAAATGTGCGAATTAATTTACAGTCCATCAAGGATGAAAACTTTGTGATCGCCACGCGAAAAGAAGTTTTAGACCTGGAGCGACAGGCCATTGCGCAAGAAGCTGAAATTTTAAAATTAGCCCAGTTTTAG
- a CDS encoding Fur family transcriptional regulator has translation MDLNIPSFLRNQGIKASYQRIRIYEYLMNSRTHPTVAEIYDALITDIPSLSKTTVYNTLNLFVEKALAEEVTIEGSEMRYDIKDPKGHGHFKCTQCHRIFDIPIEIENIFTEELSEFQVQAQFVHFVGVCPDCLKKNS, from the coding sequence ATGGATCTAAACATACCTTCTTTCTTGAGAAACCAGGGAATTAAAGCTTCTTATCAACGGATACGGATCTATGAGTATCTGATGAATAGCCGAACCCATCCAACGGTTGCGGAAATTTATGATGCCTTGATTACAGATATCCCTTCTTTGTCGAAAACAACGGTGTACAACACTTTGAATCTCTTTGTGGAAAAAGCTTTGGCTGAAGAGGTTACCATTGAAGGCAGTGAAATGAGATACGATATCAAGGATCCAAAAGGTCATGGGCATTTTAAATGCACCCAATGCCATCGGATTTTCGATATTCCGATTGAGATCGAGAATATTTTTACAGAAGAGTTGAGTGAATTCCAAGTACAAGCCCAATTTGTACACTTTGTTGGAGTCTGCCCAGACTGCTTGAAAAAGAATAGCTAA
- the trpS gene encoding tryptophan--tRNA ligase, with amino-acid sequence MEEKKIIFSGIQPTGVFTLGNYLGAIRNWKNLQDEYNSIFCVVDLHALTVRQVPKDLRAQTYQAYALILACGIDPEKALVFVQSHVSGHAELSWILNNYTYFGELSRMTQFKAKSQKHEDNINAGLFDYPVLMAADILLYQADLVPIGADQKQHLELARDVADRFNKAYSPTFAVPEGYFGKSGARVKSLQEPTKKMSKSDTNEKGYVLLLDPPNVIRKKFRSAVTDSDAKVTYDPENKPGIANLMEIYQAITEDSLESIEIKFEGKGYGAFKDAVADVVIEELEPIQKRFEELMSDKKGLEAIMKEHAEKADRMSVKTLRKVKKKIGLVQV; translated from the coding sequence ATGGAAGAAAAAAAGATTATTTTTAGCGGCATTCAACCAACTGGGGTATTTACACTAGGCAATTACTTGGGGGCAATTCGCAATTGGAAGAACTTGCAGGACGAATATAACAGTATATTTTGTGTTGTCGATCTGCACGCCTTGACGGTGCGTCAAGTGCCAAAGGATCTTAGGGCTCAAACCTATCAGGCATATGCTTTAATACTAGCCTGCGGAATTGATCCGGAAAAGGCCTTGGTATTTGTACAATCCCATGTATCGGGCCATGCCGAGTTAAGCTGGATCCTCAACAACTATACCTATTTTGGTGAATTGAGCCGTATGACGCAGTTCAAAGCGAAGTCGCAAAAGCATGAAGACAACATTAATGCGGGGCTCTTTGATTATCCAGTCTTAATGGCAGCGGATATTCTCTTGTATCAAGCGGATTTAGTGCCAATTGGTGCCGATCAGAAACAGCATTTGGAATTAGCACGGGACGTAGCAGACCGTTTTAACAAAGCATACAGTCCGACTTTTGCAGTACCGGAAGGGTATTTTGGAAAATCGGGTGCGCGAGTGAAAAGCTTGCAAGAACCGACGAAAAAGATGTCCAAGTCGGATACCAATGAAAAAGGATATGTTCTTTTGTTGGATCCGCCAAATGTGATTCGAAAGAAATTTAGAAGCGCTGTAACGGATTCTGATGCTAAGGTTACCTATGATCCAGAAAATAAGCCGGGAATTGCAAATCTAATGGAGATTTATCAAGCCATTACGGAAGACTCTTTAGAATCAATTGAGATAAAGTTCGAAGGCAAAGGATATGGAGCCTTTAAGGATGCTGTTGCCGATGTGGTAATCGAAGAACTTGAGCCGATTCAAAAGCGATTTGAAGAATTGATGAGCGATAAAAAGGGCTTGGAAGCGATTATGAAAGAGCATGCTGAGAAGGCAGACCGCATGTCTGTGAAGACCCTCAGAAAAGTGAAGAAAAAGATTGGCTTGGTTCAAGTATAA
- a CDS encoding ABC transporter substrate-binding protein, with protein MRQTWLKKRSLIPLFLLLLSSLSLTACSTGPTATQEPAVATSLVTDTIGRQVAVPDEINSIGTLFAVAGHITTMLGEGEKITAISNGLRRDKLLLEICPSIGESVIPKVSGSINVEEVLNADPDLIFIDNEIATFEKETSKFDKLHIPYFVVDFNTIDEQLYLVQQMGIALHQEEEAQGYIDFYKDCIERVETVVATIPMDQRVRIYHSVNEATRTDAPGTLPADWLKLVGAINVSLEDPLEFTDNKYFASLEQIMMWNPDVILVNEEGVDDYIRTKDQWQTLDAVINDRVYRMPLGISRWGHPTSIETPLAILWTAKTLYPDYFADIDLKVETRYFYKEFFEYDISEEFLDLILASKNSRYEK; from the coding sequence ATGCGACAAACTTGGTTAAAAAAACGAAGCCTTATTCCTCTATTTCTCCTCCTGCTGTCAAGCTTAAGCCTGACAGCCTGTTCAACCGGACCAACCGCAACCCAAGAACCTGCTGTTGCAACAAGCCTGGTAACCGACACCATTGGACGCCAGGTGGCGGTTCCCGATGAAATAAATTCCATCGGCACCCTCTTTGCCGTAGCCGGACATATCACCACCATGCTGGGAGAGGGCGAGAAGATCACGGCCATCAGCAATGGACTGCGCCGCGACAAACTACTTTTGGAAATCTGCCCCTCCATCGGAGAATCAGTAATTCCCAAGGTCAGTGGCAGCATCAATGTTGAAGAAGTCTTGAATGCAGATCCAGATTTGATTTTTATCGACAATGAAATCGCGACCTTTGAAAAAGAAACCTCAAAATTTGATAAATTACATATTCCCTATTTTGTTGTCGACTTCAACACCATAGATGAACAGCTGTATCTGGTGCAGCAAATGGGTATTGCCCTCCATCAAGAAGAAGAAGCCCAAGGCTATATCGACTTCTATAAGGACTGTATCGAACGCGTTGAAACCGTCGTTGCAACCATCCCCATGGACCAACGAGTGAGAATCTACCATTCCGTAAATGAAGCAACACGTACCGATGCTCCCGGCACGCTTCCGGCCGACTGGTTGAAGCTTGTTGGAGCCATCAATGTTTCACTGGAAGATCCCTTGGAATTTACCGACAACAAGTACTTCGCCAGTCTTGAGCAGATCATGATGTGGAATCCAGACGTGATTTTGGTAAATGAAGAAGGTGTTGACGACTACATTCGCACCAAGGATCAATGGCAAACCCTGGATGCCGTCATCAATGACCGCGTTTATCGCATGCCACTTGGTATTTCTCGTTGGGGCCATCCAACCTCAATCGAAACCCCATTGGCCATTCTATGGACAGCAAAAACCTTGTATCCAGACTATTTTGCAGACATTGACCTAAAAGTTGAAACGCGTTATTTCTACAAGGAATTTTTTGAGTACGATATTTCAGAAGAATTTTTAGACCTGATTCTTGCCAGTAAAAATTCACGCTATGAAAAATAA
- a CDS encoding ABC transporter ATP-binding protein yields MHLIEIQDLSFAYPELDALQDISLHMDTGEVLCLVGPNGCGKTTLLDHLISAHPMQKGKIFFEGKDFRKIRAKEMAKQIGYVPQSRRNTFPYRVLDFVLMGRTPYTGVFASPNEEDRQIALAALEEIGISSFQHRIFTQLSGGERQLVILARALAQKTPLLLMDEPTAHLDFAHELMVLETIVKMIKTQNLSVMMATHFPNHAFYLQSNGVPTRVAMMKQGRILDIGQPDEVLTVSNIETVFGVNSRILSIQNGQSSGLKTIVPVKTTKSESERMVLCDKLG; encoded by the coding sequence ATGCATTTAATTGAAATTCAAGACCTATCCTTTGCCTACCCAGAATTGGATGCCCTTCAAGATATTTCTCTCCATATGGATACGGGAGAAGTGCTTTGTCTGGTTGGCCCAAACGGATGCGGAAAAACAACCCTCCTTGATCATTTGATCAGCGCTCATCCCATGCAGAAGGGGAAAATTTTTTTTGAAGGAAAAGACTTTCGGAAAATACGAGCCAAGGAGATGGCGAAACAAATCGGCTATGTCCCTCAATCTAGGCGCAATACCTTTCCTTATCGAGTACTCGATTTCGTACTTATGGGTAGAACTCCCTATACGGGTGTATTCGCCAGCCCAAATGAAGAAGACAGACAAATCGCTCTAGCCGCCTTGGAAGAAATTGGAATATCATCCTTCCAACATCGAATCTTTACACAACTAAGCGGTGGCGAACGGCAGTTGGTGATTTTAGCCCGCGCCCTTGCACAAAAAACACCCCTGCTCTTAATGGATGAGCCCACAGCTCACCTAGACTTTGCTCATGAATTGATGGTTTTAGAAACCATTGTCAAGATGATTAAAACACAAAACTTATCGGTTATGATGGCCACTCATTTTCCCAATCACGCCTTTTATCTGCAGAGTAATGGGGTTCCAACCCGCGTTGCCATGATGAAACAAGGGAGGATCTTAGACATTGGTCAGCCCGACGAAGTTCTTACCGTATCTAATATCGAAACGGTATTTGGTGTAAATTCACGAATCCTTTCGATCCAAAATGGACAATCCAGCGGTTTGAAAACCATTGTCCCTGTTAAAACGACAAAATCAGAAAGCGAAAGGATGGTTCTATGCGACAAACTTGGTTAA